A genome region from Cervus elaphus chromosome 18, mCerEla1.1, whole genome shotgun sequence includes the following:
- the DUS4L gene encoding tRNA-dihydrouridine(20a/20b) synthase [NAD(P)+]-like, protein MKSDCIQTTTCQERKKDPIEMFHSGQLVKVCAPMVRYSKLSFRTLVRKYDCDLCYTPMIVAADFVRSAKARDSEFTTNQGDCPLIVQFAANDARLLSDAARIVCPYANGIDINCGCPQRWALAEGYGACLINKPELVRDMVKQVRNQVENPRFSVSIKIRIHDDLTRTVDLCRKAEATGVSWITVHGRTVEERHQPVHYEAIKIIKESMSIPIVANGDIRSLKEAENVWHITGTDGVMVARGLLANPAMFAGYEETPLKCIWDWVDIALELGTPYMCFHQHLMYMMEKITSRQEKKIFNALSSTSAVLDYLTDHYGIDQTS, encoded by the exons ATGAAGAGTGACTGCATACAAACTACAACatgtcaagaaagaaaaaaagatccaaTAGAAATGTTTCATTCTGGGCAGCTGGTCAAAGTCTGTGCCCCAATGGTGCGGTATTCAAA GTTGTCTTTTAGAACACTAGTCAGAAAATACGATTGTGATCTGTGCTATACACCTATGATAGTTGCTGCTGATTTTGTCAGATCTGCAAAAGCCAGAGACAGTGAATTTACCACAAATCAAG GTGATTGCCCATTGATTGTTCAGTTTGCTGCTAATGATGCAAGACTTTTATCTGATGCTGCTCGTATAGTCTGTCCTTATGCGAATGGAATAGACATTAACTGTGGTTGCCCTCAGAG GTGGGCATTGGCAGAAGGTTATGGAGCTTGCTTAATAAACAAGCCAGAGCTTGTTCGAGATATGGTGAAACAAGTAAGAAATCAAGTGGAAAACCCCCGATTTTCAGTATCTATTAAAATAAG GATCCATGATGACCTTACAAGAACTGTAGATCTCTGTCGAAAGGCTGAAGCAACAGGAGTTTcctggattacagtccatggaagaaCTGTTGAGGAAAGACATCAGCCAGTTCACTATGAGGCCATTAAAATAATTAAGGAAAGTATGTCTATACCTATAGTTGCTAACGGAGACATCAGAAgcttaaaagaagcagaaaatgtgTGGCATATTACTGGGACAGATG GTGTGATGGTTGCAAGAGGACTCTTAGCAAACCCGGCCATGTTTGCTGGATATGAGGAAACCCCACTGAAATGCATCTGGGACTGGGTTGACATTGCTCTTGAACTTGGAACTCCTTATATGTGTTTCCATCAACATTTAATGTATATGATGGAAAAGATAACttcaaggcaggaaaaaaaaatattt